One segment of Thermococcus profundus DNA contains the following:
- a CDS encoding OBG GTPase family GTP-binding protein has product MPTNVTAEYLAAEEEYRNAKTIPEKIRALEKMYATVPKHKGTEKLRLQIKRKLSELRKELEKQRQMKKGGGGPSLAVRKEGAAQIVLAGLPNVGKSSLMKALTNVDADVADYAFTTVEPIPGMMHHKDVQIQLVEVPGLVEGAALGKGMGPQLLSVIRNADAIAIVVDISQDPLRQMEILLKEFERAGIKLNKRKPRVEIKRTAMGGIVINGQENIKGDISEVMRMLREERIHSAEITVKEPVTLEEFADALDESLVWRRAIIIANKGDAPGSKENYEKLVKAYGDRFKIVPVSAKRKIQLDKLKDELYELAGIIRVFTKSPGEEPAYPPVPLKKGSTVMDLAERIHKDFARNFRYARVWGKSVKFPGQRVGADHVLEDGDIVEIHAR; this is encoded by the coding sequence ATGCCAACGAACGTGACAGCGGAGTACCTAGCGGCCGAGGAAGAGTACAGGAACGCCAAGACCATTCCTGAGAAAATCCGCGCTCTTGAGAAGATGTACGCCACCGTTCCAAAGCACAAAGGAACCGAGAAGCTCAGGCTCCAGATAAAGAGGAAGCTCTCCGAACTGAGAAAGGAGCTTGAGAAGCAGCGACAGATGAAGAAGGGCGGCGGTGGGCCCTCCCTCGCGGTGAGGAAAGAGGGTGCCGCCCAGATAGTTCTCGCCGGCCTCCCGAACGTTGGAAAGAGTTCCCTCATGAAGGCCCTCACCAACGTCGATGCGGATGTGGCTGACTACGCCTTCACGACGGTGGAGCCGATCCCTGGAATGATGCACCACAAGGACGTTCAGATACAGCTGGTTGAGGTTCCTGGTTTAGTTGAGGGTGCCGCCCTTGGAAAGGGAATGGGACCACAATTGCTAAGCGTCATAAGGAACGCCGATGCCATAGCGATTGTTGTTGACATCTCTCAGGATCCACTCAGGCAGATGGAAATCCTTCTGAAGGAGTTCGAGAGAGCAGGGATAAAGCTCAACAAGAGGAAGCCCAGGGTAGAGATAAAGAGAACTGCCATGGGCGGAATCGTCATCAACGGCCAGGAGAACATCAAGGGAGATATAAGCGAGGTCATGAGGATGCTCCGCGAGGAGAGGATTCACTCCGCGGAGATAACCGTCAAGGAGCCGGTAACCCTTGAGGAGTTCGCCGACGCGCTCGATGAGAGCCTCGTCTGGAGGAGGGCAATAATCATCGCCAACAAAGGTGACGCTCCGGGAAGTAAGGAGAACTACGAGAAGCTGGTCAAAGCCTACGGTGACCGCTTCAAGATAGTTCCGGTATCGGCGAAGAGGAAGATACAGCTGGACAAGCTGAAGGATGAACTCTACGAGCTGGCTGGCATAATCAGGGTATTCACCAAGAGCCCCGGAGAGGAGCCAGCTTACCCGCCCGTGCCGCTCAAGAAGGGCTCAACTGTTATGGACTTGGCGGAGAGGATCCACAAGGACTTCGCCAGGAACTTCCGCTACGCTAGAGTTTGGGGCAAGAGCGTCAAGTTCCCCGGGCAGAGGGTTGGGGCAGACCACGTATTGGAAGACGGGGATATTGTGGAGATTCACGCTAGATAG
- a CDS encoding FAD-dependent oxidoreductase: MRPLDLTEKDPSKKITIYFEGKPYEAYEGEKLPVAMLANGVYWLTTSTEGRHRGAFTFGPLPITVNGVKNVNGRKVALKDGMRIERQRYEEFQEQVEIDENKPVLRYVVDVAVIGAGPAGLGVVEEIEGKLTVALIEERGWLGGDMWLKGVDQEGFGNPREAIEKLTDFPENVRVFLKTSSLGVYDKGEYFLVPAVRNDQLIEIMAKRVVLATGAVDGIMLFENNDWPGVFRRSDALEVMNVWGVAPGRKVAVTGAFPDEITPELERWGIEYIVVPNVKRVEGEDKVERVIDENGNVYEVDALIMADGRIPDINPVTQAGGKLRFKRGYYRPVLDDEHRIRDGIYVAGSAVSIKPHYANYLEGKLVGAHILREFGYESEPCIYEEKLREYEPVARPIPKLPLDSFNGEDVQICGCGVTLGKVDEVVRSGITDLQIIKRLTHLAMGFCQGRFCLFNGTLLVAQRSGMGMDRLDIPVARPPIKNVKMKVVAGRE; the protein is encoded by the coding sequence ATGAGACCGCTCGACCTGACCGAGAAGGATCCTTCTAAGAAGATCACGATCTATTTCGAAGGGAAGCCCTACGAGGCCTACGAGGGCGAAAAACTTCCGGTGGCGATGCTCGCCAACGGGGTTTACTGGCTCACCACAAGCACGGAGGGTAGACACAGGGGGGCCTTCACCTTTGGCCCACTCCCGATTACCGTGAACGGTGTCAAGAACGTCAACGGAAGGAAAGTGGCCCTAAAGGATGGTATGAGGATTGAGAGACAGCGGTATGAGGAGTTCCAAGAGCAGGTTGAGATAGACGAGAACAAGCCCGTCCTCCGCTACGTTGTGGACGTCGCGGTCATCGGAGCCGGTCCAGCCGGCCTCGGCGTCGTGGAAGAAATCGAGGGAAAGCTCACAGTTGCCCTCATTGAGGAGAGGGGCTGGCTTGGTGGCGACATGTGGCTTAAGGGCGTTGATCAGGAGGGCTTTGGAAACCCGAGGGAGGCAATAGAGAAGCTAACAGACTTCCCGGAGAACGTCCGTGTCTTCCTCAAGACATCCTCACTTGGAGTATATGACAAGGGCGAGTACTTCTTGGTTCCCGCTGTGAGGAACGACCAGCTGATTGAGATAATGGCGAAGAGAGTTGTCCTTGCAACGGGGGCCGTTGACGGCATAATGCTCTTCGAGAACAACGACTGGCCGGGCGTTTTCAGGAGGAGCGATGCGCTGGAAGTCATGAACGTGTGGGGCGTTGCTCCCGGAAGGAAGGTCGCCGTCACCGGTGCTTTTCCAGATGAGATAACCCCCGAATTAGAGCGCTGGGGAATTGAGTACATCGTTGTTCCCAACGTCAAGAGGGTTGAAGGCGAAGACAAAGTTGAGCGCGTCATAGACGAGAACGGCAACGTCTACGAGGTTGACGCGCTGATAATGGCCGACGGCAGGATCCCGGACATAAACCCGGTAACCCAGGCAGGAGGGAAGCTCCGCTTCAAGCGCGGCTACTACAGGCCGGTTTTAGACGACGAGCACAGGATAAGGGACGGAATCTACGTCGCGGGAAGCGCCGTGAGCATAAAGCCGCACTACGCGAACTACCTCGAAGGGAAGCTCGTTGGAGCCCACATCCTGAGGGAGTTTGGCTACGAGAGCGAGCCGTGCATATACGAGGAGAAGCTGAGGGAGTACGAGCCAGTGGCAAGGCCGATTCCGAAGCTCCCGCTCGATAGCTTCAACGGCGAGGACGTCCAGATATGCGGCTGTGGAGTCACCCTCGGAAAGGTTGACGAGGTCGTGAGGAGCGGAATAACAGATCTGCAGATAATCAAGCGCCTAACCCATCTCGCGATGGGCTTCTGTCAGGGCCGCTTCTGCCTCTTCAACGGCACCCTTCTGGTAGCTCAGAGGAGCGGAATGGGAATGGACAGGCTAGATATACCCGTCGCGAGGCCGCCCATAAAGAACGTCAAGATGAAGGTTGTCGCGGGGAGGGAGTGA
- a CDS encoding sodium/proline symporter, whose amino-acid sequence MNGQILIGFLFYLGLLAYIGWWANKYTKTEDQYFVGGRKVHVLAATLSDKASDFSGWLMLGYPGSAFKAGLGAFWAGIGCLFGTLADYVLIGPRLRIYAGKFRAITVPDYLEARLKDNTKLIRILSALIIIVFMTAYVAAQFAAGGKTFAEGFDVSVNTGIIITVIILTAYVITGGFFAVVWTDVVQALFMLLTLIVVPFLALAEIGGLDKATDIIASADPNKLHPFGGATGWAAIIFAIGYASWIVGYLGQPHIVTRYMSVEDPRKLRRPGIFISGIWTTIVLWGAFFAGFLGFALYQAGMLNVSDPERVVPAMAVELMPGWIAGFVIAGIISAVMSTADSQLLVASSAIARDFYHKVLGKELGKKQMVNISRIVVAVVALVGLWFAISGPKVIYQMVATAWGGLAVGFGPILTLSLWWKKVTKEGGIIGMAYGLISEVIFEAKIYGWAFTKDAPGIWGTIGGWFQDVPVFFINFFITLLVIIIVSLLTKPPEDVVKLHEELFRKVPIETGKKTVMETRAKSQVENVADFLIEKGLA is encoded by the coding sequence ATGAACGGGCAGATACTCATCGGCTTCCTGTTCTACCTGGGTCTGCTTGCCTACATAGGCTGGTGGGCCAACAAGTACACCAAGACCGAAGACCAGTACTTCGTCGGCGGCAGGAAGGTTCACGTTTTAGCGGCCACCCTCTCGGACAAGGCCAGCGACTTCTCCGGCTGGCTGATGCTGGGATATCCTGGAAGCGCCTTCAAAGCGGGTCTAGGAGCATTTTGGGCTGGAATAGGCTGTCTCTTCGGTACCCTCGCTGACTATGTTCTCATTGGTCCGAGGCTCAGGATTTATGCCGGTAAGTTCAGGGCGATAACGGTTCCAGACTACCTTGAGGCAAGGCTCAAGGACAACACCAAGCTCATAAGGATCCTCAGCGCGCTTATCATAATCGTCTTCATGACGGCTTATGTTGCCGCCCAGTTCGCGGCTGGCGGAAAGACCTTTGCAGAGGGCTTTGATGTAAGCGTAAACACTGGAATCATCATAACTGTTATCATCCTGACTGCGTACGTTATCACCGGTGGTTTCTTTGCGGTGGTTTGGACCGATGTTGTTCAGGCCCTCTTCATGCTGCTGACCCTCATTGTCGTCCCATTCCTGGCTCTGGCGGAGATAGGCGGCCTCGACAAAGCAACTGACATAATAGCCTCCGCCGACCCCAACAAGCTCCACCCCTTCGGCGGAGCAACCGGCTGGGCTGCGATAATCTTCGCCATAGGCTACGCCTCATGGATAGTCGGCTACCTCGGTCAGCCGCACATAGTTACGCGCTACATGAGCGTTGAGGATCCGAGAAAGCTCAGAAGGCCCGGTATCTTCATCAGCGGCATCTGGACAACCATAGTCCTCTGGGGAGCCTTCTTCGCGGGATTCCTAGGCTTTGCGCTCTACCAGGCGGGAATGCTTAACGTCAGCGATCCCGAGCGTGTTGTTCCGGCAATGGCCGTTGAGCTCATGCCCGGCTGGATAGCGGGCTTCGTCATAGCGGGCATAATCTCAGCAGTTATGAGCACCGCCGATTCACAGCTCCTCGTCGCTTCCTCGGCGATAGCGAGGGACTTCTACCACAAGGTCCTCGGCAAGGAGCTCGGCAAGAAGCAGATGGTCAACATCTCCAGGATTGTCGTTGCCGTCGTTGCGCTGGTCGGCCTCTGGTTCGCCATAAGTGGCCCGAAGGTCATCTACCAGATGGTTGCTACCGCGTGGGGTGGCCTAGCTGTCGGCTTCGGCCCGATACTAACGCTGAGCCTCTGGTGGAAGAAGGTCACCAAGGAGGGCGGAATCATTGGAATGGCCTACGGTCTGATCAGCGAGGTCATCTTTGAGGCCAAGATATACGGCTGGGCCTTCACCAAGGACGCTCCGGGCATCTGGGGAACGATAGGCGGCTGGTTCCAGGACGTTCCTGTGTTCTTCATCAACTTCTTCATAACCCTGCTCGTCATCATAATCGTCAGCCTCCTCACCAAGCCGCCGGAAGACGTCGTCAAGCTCCATGAGGAGCTCTTCAGGAAAGTTCCCATCGAGACCGGAAAGAAGACGGTGATGGAGACGAGAGCCAAGAGCCAGGTCGAGAACGTCGCCGACTTCCTGATTGAGAAGGGCCTCGCCTGA
- a CDS encoding NAD(P)/FAD-dependent oxidoreductase, with translation MPTRELPEKSEITIIGGGIIGVTLAHELAKRGEEVTVIEKRFIGSGSTFRCGTGIRQQFNDEANVQVMKRSVELWKKYSEEYGFPFSQTGYLFLLYDDEEVETFKRNIAIQNKFGVPTRLITPEEAKEIVPLLDISEVVAASWNPTDGKASPFHSTAKFALHAEEFGARLVEYTEVKDFVIENGEIKGLKTSRGTIKTGIVVNATNAWAKLVNAMAVIRTKIPIEPYKHQAVITQPIKNGSVKPMVISFRYGHAYLTQTAHGGIIGGVGYELGPTYDLNPTYEFMREVSYYFTKIIPALRELLILRTWAGHYAKTPDSNPAIGKIEELSDYYIAAGFSGHGFMMAPAVAEMMADLITKGRTDLPAWWYDPYRFERGELRGVALQMG, from the coding sequence ATGCCGACGAGGGAGCTTCCCGAGAAGAGCGAGATAACGATAATCGGCGGCGGAATAATTGGGGTAACCCTCGCCCACGAGCTCGCTAAGAGAGGCGAAGAAGTTACCGTCATAGAGAAGCGCTTCATAGGTTCCGGCTCGACCTTCCGCTGTGGAACTGGAATAAGACAGCAGTTCAACGACGAGGCCAACGTCCAGGTTATGAAGCGCTCCGTCGAGCTGTGGAAGAAGTACAGCGAGGAGTACGGCTTCCCCTTCAGCCAGACCGGCTACCTCTTCCTCCTCTACGACGACGAGGAGGTTGAGACATTCAAGAGGAACATCGCGATACAGAACAAGTTCGGCGTCCCAACGAGGCTCATAACCCCTGAGGAGGCTAAGGAAATTGTTCCCCTCCTCGACATAAGCGAGGTAGTGGCCGCTTCCTGGAACCCGACGGACGGAAAGGCCAGCCCGTTCCACTCGACGGCGAAGTTCGCCCTCCACGCTGAGGAGTTCGGAGCGAGGCTCGTTGAGTACACGGAAGTGAAGGACTTCGTAATCGAGAACGGCGAGATAAAGGGCCTGAAGACGAGTAGGGGGACGATAAAGACTGGAATAGTGGTCAACGCCACCAACGCCTGGGCCAAGCTCGTCAACGCGATGGCGGTGATAAGGACGAAGATACCGATAGAGCCGTACAAGCACCAGGCGGTGATAACCCAACCCATAAAGAATGGCTCGGTTAAGCCGATGGTCATCTCCTTCAGGTACGGCCACGCATACCTTACCCAGACGGCACACGGCGGAATAATCGGCGGCGTCGGCTACGAGCTCGGACCAACCTACGACCTCAACCCGACCTACGAGTTCATGCGCGAGGTGAGCTACTACTTCACCAAGATAATCCCGGCTCTGAGGGAGCTCCTCATCCTGAGAACCTGGGCAGGCCACTACGCTAAGACTCCTGACAGCAACCCAGCTATAGGCAAGATCGAGGAGCTGAGCGACTACTACATAGCGGCTGGCTTCTCCGGCCACGGCTTCATGATGGCCCCGGCTGTGGCGGAGATGATGGCCGACCTCATAACAAAAGGCAGGACGGATTTGCCGGCCTGGTGGTACGATCCGTACCGCTTCGAGAGGGGCGAGCTCCGCGGAGTTGCCCTTCAGATGGGGTGA
- a CDS encoding DUF4910 domain-containing protein yields the protein MALPREFLDRARVFNPDRVLHDIVEISQFHRIQGSKELVEAVRYIKEELATWGVSAVLHEEIYDGKRWYLTLRTPIAWDLLGAEIEIDGKKLDSAKTPLVAMAHSPPGEGEGEILPILREEDWERAEGKVVLVGRNWRDSYKKANEAGARAFIAYRRGTGSAIPYIGLFLSKEDLQWARIPALAIPESWALEVIDKTNSGKSVGVRFSVRSQIKEREILPILYAEIGKEPFILFTAHICHPRPGANDNASGSAMLIELARALSRLYNESFRFGFAFLWIPEYYGTQAFIERYASPEKYYAVINLDMVGGSEDRSGSTLMVVRTPLSRFSVVSGVLEYFVDAANASGIKSFSGSALPALKSRTYPYEMGSDHDVFNFFGVPSVMPITWPDRFYHSSEDTPDKISRETLSIIGMAVLASALFLSTASGETLQRFARGYAMRYLGELGMERETEVAERLVMGGLARDTSFLGINIGHRFEENGWLRWNVRGRITEEYIRGKDPSLADRFKELTEDRRILVYLHELLMLGEILPEEESYRALEEEFGSIDREKLGKLLDILFQTGIAEKV from the coding sequence ATGGCTCTGCCTCGGGAGTTCCTTGACCGGGCGCGGGTATTCAACCCCGACCGGGTTCTTCACGATATCGTGGAGATAAGTCAATTCCACAGGATTCAGGGTTCAAAAGAACTCGTTGAAGCCGTTAGATACATCAAAGAGGAGCTGGCGACGTGGGGAGTGTCGGCCGTTCTTCATGAGGAAATATACGATGGGAAAAGATGGTATCTGACTCTGAGGACTCCAATAGCGTGGGATCTTTTGGGGGCAGAGATTGAGATCGACGGCAAAAAGCTGGATTCTGCGAAAACTCCTCTCGTGGCCATGGCCCACTCACCACCGGGGGAGGGGGAGGGTGAGATCCTTCCGATCCTCCGGGAGGAAGATTGGGAAAGGGCAGAGGGAAAGGTCGTTCTCGTTGGAAGGAACTGGAGGGATTCTTACAAAAAGGCAAACGAAGCCGGTGCTAGGGCTTTCATAGCCTATCGCAGGGGCACCGGAAGCGCCATTCCATACATCGGACTCTTCCTCTCAAAGGAAGACCTTCAGTGGGCCAGGATACCGGCTCTGGCCATCCCCGAGAGCTGGGCTTTGGAGGTAATAGACAAGACGAACTCCGGCAAATCCGTGGGGGTCAGATTCTCCGTCAGATCCCAGATCAAAGAGCGCGAAATCCTCCCAATTCTGTACGCTGAAATCGGAAAAGAGCCCTTTATCCTGTTCACCGCCCACATCTGCCACCCGAGGCCTGGTGCCAACGACAACGCGAGCGGTAGCGCAATGCTCATTGAGCTGGCGAGGGCCCTTTCCAGACTCTACAACGAATCCTTCCGCTTTGGTTTCGCCTTCCTGTGGATTCCGGAGTACTATGGGACGCAGGCCTTCATCGAGCGGTACGCGTCCCCCGAGAAGTACTATGCGGTGATAAACCTCGACATGGTCGGCGGGAGTGAGGACCGTTCGGGTTCGACACTCATGGTCGTAAGGACGCCCCTCTCAAGGTTCTCGGTGGTCTCGGGGGTTCTCGAGTACTTCGTCGATGCCGCCAATGCCTCGGGGATAAAGAGCTTTTCGGGATCCGCACTCCCGGCCCTAAAGTCCAGAACCTATCCCTACGAAATGGGAAGCGACCACGACGTCTTCAATTTCTTTGGGGTTCCCTCTGTGATGCCGATAACGTGGCCCGACCGCTTCTATCACTCCAGCGAGGATACACCGGACAAGATAAGCAGGGAGACCCTCTCGATCATTGGGATGGCAGTCCTGGCCTCGGCCCTCTTCCTCTCAACCGCCAGCGGTGAGACGCTCCAGAGGTTCGCCAGGGGCTACGCCATGAGGTACCTCGGCGAGCTCGGGATGGAAAGGGAGACCGAAGTTGCGGAGAGGCTTGTAATGGGGGGCCTTGCCAGGGACACGTCTTTCCTGGGAATAAACATCGGACATAGGTTTGAGGAAAACGGCTGGCTCAGATGGAATGTGAGGGGAAGAATAACGGAGGAATACATACGTGGCAAAGATCCCTCCCTAGCGGACAGGTTCAAAGAGCTGACGGAGGACAGAAGGATACTAGTTTACCTCCACGAGCTCCTGATGCTCGGCGAGATTCTGCCGGAAGAAGAATCCTACCGCGCGCTGGAGGAGGAGTTCGGTTCAATTGACAGAGAAAAGCTAGGAAAGCTCCTGGACATACTGTTCCAGACGGGGATAGCGGAGAAGGTTTAG
- a CDS encoding DUF3368 domain-containing protein, whose translation MAKEFGEPLPDWMHIKEPKDRPLVKTLMKLLGAGESEAIALAIEMRADFLILDDLKARKISREMGIRIIGTGGVILLAKKRKVIGEVKPLLKELSEKGFRLSDEVIRTILEAAGED comes from the coding sequence GTGGCAAAGGAGTTTGGAGAACCTCTTCCAGATTGGATGCACATTAAAGAGCCAAAAGACAGGCCTCTGGTGAAAACCCTCATGAAACTTCTGGGTGCGGGCGAGTCAGAGGCCATAGCCTTGGCAATAGAGATGAGAGCGGATTTTCTTATTCTAGACGACCTTAAAGCAAGGAAGATATCTAGGGAGATGGGAATTCGGATTATAGGGACCGGGGGCGTAATACTGCTCGCCAAGAAACGGAAGGTCATTGGGGAGGTTAAGCCTCTCTTGAAGGAACTTTCCGAGAAGGGTTTCAGGCTCTCCGACGAAGTAATAAGAACCATTCTGGAAGCTGCCGGAGAGGATTAA
- a CDS encoding Lrp/AsnC family transcriptional regulator → MRTGLDEIDKKILMILQENSRSPLREIAREVNLAESTVYERIKKLRERGVIQKFTVVLDPGSLGLNILAFVLIKAKAGMYSHVASELKKYRKIVEVYETTGDYDMIAKIRTRDSDELNEFLDKIGDVEGVESTHTMVVLKVHKETIGMPLE, encoded by the coding sequence GTGCGAACGGGACTTGACGAGATTGACAAGAAGATTTTGATGATCCTCCAAGAAAACAGCAGGTCTCCCCTCAGGGAAATAGCACGTGAGGTTAATCTCGCGGAATCCACGGTCTACGAGAGAATTAAGAAGCTGAGGGAAAGGGGAGTGATACAGAAGTTTACGGTGGTTCTCGACCCAGGATCGCTGGGCCTCAACATACTCGCGTTCGTTCTCATAAAGGCCAAGGCTGGTATGTACTCCCACGTGGCCAGCGAACTCAAGAAGTACAGGAAGATAGTCGAGGTGTACGAGACCACCGGGGACTACGACATGATAGCCAAGATACGTACAAGGGACAGCGACGAACTCAACGAGTTCCTTGACAAGATAGGAGATGTGGAGGGTGTTGAGTCAACCCACACTATGGTGGTGCTGAAGGTTCACAAAGAGACCATTGGAATGCCCCTGGAGTGA
- a CDS encoding RAD55 family ATPase: MYVGEILKSLDRVPSGVPGLDELIGGGFLPGRVYLVTGPPGSGKTTIGVQFLVEGAKNGEKGVFISLVENPKIILQDMLRYNFGLLGYAKSKAITFHDLGRLLLRAEYRLTWNELFNQILQIINEEGIKRAVIDSFTSMEHLVKDPGNKRWALGRFIRALQELETTTLITSEMLQGDAYTDEHYLADGVLVIHHFMRNYQMVRALQILKMRGVPHDSNLKRMRFTDEGIRVYNEGPF; this comes from the coding sequence TTGTACGTGGGGGAGATTCTCAAGAGCCTCGACAGAGTTCCATCCGGTGTTCCGGGTCTTGACGAGCTCATAGGCGGCGGTTTTCTTCCGGGGAGGGTCTACCTTGTCACCGGCCCGCCAGGAAGCGGTAAAACCACAATCGGTGTTCAGTTTCTTGTCGAAGGGGCCAAAAACGGCGAGAAGGGAGTTTTCATATCCCTCGTAGAGAACCCCAAGATAATACTCCAAGATATGCTCAGGTACAACTTCGGACTGCTCGGCTACGCCAAATCAAAGGCCATAACCTTCCACGACCTTGGGCGGTTGCTTTTGCGGGCGGAGTACAGGCTCACATGGAACGAACTCTTCAATCAAATCCTTCAGATAATAAACGAAGAGGGGATAAAGAGGGCGGTTATCGATTCCTTTACTTCCATGGAGCACCTCGTCAAAGATCCCGGGAACAAACGCTGGGCCCTCGGAAGGTTCATACGCGCTCTCCAGGAGCTTGAAACCACGACACTGATAACATCTGAGATGCTCCAGGGCGACGCCTACACCGACGAGCACTACCTAGCGGACGGCGTCCTCGTGATCCACCACTTCATGCGCAACTACCAGATGGTCAGGGCCCTCCAGATTCTGAAGATGAGGGGTGTTCCCCATGACAGCAACCTCAAGAGAATGCGCTTTACAGACGAGGGTATTAGGGTGTACAACGAGGGGCCGTTCTGA
- a CDS encoding FAD-dependent oxidoreductase yields MRLTEHPILDFSERRGRKVTIHFEGQPVEAYEGETIAMALHAAGIRVLSHSAEKHRPRGLFCAIGKCSSCLVKVNGVPNVRSCITLVEEGMKVEMQRGKETLPKGAKPPAWKDAPRYKADVVVIGGGPAGLMAAIHAADAGASVILIDENPMLGGQLVKQTHKFFGKREQFAGVRGVKIAEILGEEVKKRGNIEVFLETSAVGVFHEGEEKLVAAVRKNKELLEFLGKTLVVATGAMEKMIPFENNDLPGIYGAGAIQTLMNTYGVKPGDRVLIVGAGNVGLILAYQLIQAGVEVKAIVEAMPKVGGYFVHAAKVRRLGVPILTRHTILRAEGKDRVERAVIAQLDENWRPVPGTEKVFEVDTIALAVGLRPSIELLHQAGCQVKFVRELSGHVAVRDGRMETTVQGIFVAGDSAGIEEATTAMLEGKIAGIAAALKAGAASPEWLAEIEKAQRDLLEFRSGPFGRHVLEGIKKVLVGVDGYA; encoded by the coding sequence ATGCGCCTCACTGAACATCCCATTCTCGACTTCTCGGAAAGGCGGGGCAGAAAGGTGACGATCCATTTTGAAGGCCAGCCAGTAGAGGCCTACGAGGGAGAAACCATTGCAATGGCCCTCCACGCCGCGGGAATCAGAGTTCTCAGCCACAGCGCGGAGAAGCACAGACCGAGGGGTCTCTTCTGCGCCATTGGAAAGTGCTCCTCGTGTCTCGTTAAGGTAAACGGTGTCCCAAACGTCCGCTCGTGCATAACCCTTGTCGAAGAGGGCATGAAGGTGGAGATGCAGAGGGGCAAGGAAACCCTTCCGAAAGGCGCCAAACCTCCCGCATGGAAGGATGCACCGCGCTATAAGGCGGACGTCGTCGTAATCGGCGGCGGACCGGCGGGACTGATGGCGGCCATTCACGCTGCTGACGCCGGTGCGAGCGTCATCCTCATCGACGAGAACCCCATGCTCGGCGGCCAGCTCGTCAAGCAGACGCACAAGTTCTTCGGAAAGAGGGAGCAGTTCGCGGGAGTAAGGGGAGTGAAGATAGCCGAAATCCTCGGGGAGGAGGTAAAGAAAAGGGGCAACATAGAGGTTTTCCTCGAAACTTCGGCCGTTGGAGTCTTCCATGAGGGAGAGGAGAAGCTCGTTGCAGCTGTGAGGAAGAATAAAGAGCTTTTAGAATTTTTAGGAAAGACCCTCGTCGTGGCAACGGGCGCAATGGAGAAGATGATACCCTTCGAGAACAACGATCTGCCCGGAATCTACGGCGCGGGGGCGATACAGACCCTCATGAACACCTATGGCGTCAAGCCCGGCGATAGAGTCCTCATCGTCGGAGCGGGCAACGTCGGGCTGATTCTGGCATACCAGCTCATCCAGGCCGGCGTTGAAGTGAAGGCGATAGTCGAGGCGATGCCAAAGGTCGGGGGATACTTTGTGCATGCGGCCAAGGTGAGGAGGCTCGGAGTTCCGATACTCACGAGACACACGATCCTGAGGGCAGAGGGTAAGGACAGGGTCGAGAGGGCTGTAATAGCTCAGCTCGACGAGAACTGGAGGCCGGTTCCCGGAACGGAGAAGGTATTCGAGGTGGACACAATAGCGCTCGCCGTTGGACTGAGGCCGAGTATAGAACTCCTCCACCAGGCGGGCTGTCAGGTGAAGTTCGTGCGCGAACTGAGCGGCCACGTGGCGGTCAGAGACGGGAGGATGGAAACCACAGTCCAGGGAATATTCGTGGCAGGTGACTCCGCGGGAATAGAGGAGGCCACTACTGCCATGCTCGAGGGCAAGATAGCCGGAATCGCCGCTGCGCTCAAGGCCGGAGCCGCTTCTCCCGAATGGCTGGCGGAGATAGAGAAGGCCCAGCGCGATCTCCTGGAGTTCCGCTCCGGTCCCTTTGGAAGGCACGTGCTTGAGGGAATAAAGAAGGTTCTCGTGGGGGTCGATGGATATGCCTGA
- a CDS encoding UPF0175 family protein: MEKAVPVDFMDLLGPRPSEELRLLAAIELYRENKLSLGKAAEFAGISVREFLYELRKRNIPLNYDVEEVQRDIEVIEGLL; encoded by the coding sequence ATGGAGAAGGCCGTTCCAGTGGACTTCATGGATCTCCTGGGGCCAAGACCCTCCGAGGAACTTCGCCTGCTCGCGGCCATTGAACTCTACCGGGAAAACAAGCTCAGTCTGGGAAAAGCCGCTGAGTTCGCCGGTATAAGCGTCAGGGAGTTCCTCTATGAACTCAGAAAGAGAAATATCCCGCTGAACTACGATGTTGAAGAGGTCCAGCGGGACATAGAGGTGATAGAGGGCCTTTTATGA
- a CDS encoding transcriptional regulator: MSTKDEVYEKLEGLLKSLGFKKTELRVYRLLLERKRPMRITEIQQELGISERSVREHVLNLYRKGVLKRTLIEQGWLGYVYTATSPRELIERIKESIITKINEIEKEISD; this comes from the coding sequence ATGTCTACAAAGGACGAGGTTTACGAGAAGCTGGAAGGGCTCCTCAAATCCCTGGGTTTCAAAAAGACCGAGCTCAGGGTGTATCGTCTCCTCCTCGAGAGAAAGCGCCCCATGAGAATAACGGAGATACAGCAGGAGCTCGGGATAAGTGAAAGATCCGTCAGAGAGCACGTTCTTAACCTCTACAGAAAGGGCGTCCTTAAGAGAACCCTGATAGAGCAGGGCTGGCTCGGCTACGTCTATACGGCCACCTCCCCGCGGGAGCTTATCGAGAGGATAAAGGAAAGCATAATCACCAAGATAAACGAGATAGAAAAAGAGATCTCGGACTAA